A genomic stretch from Chitinophaga agri includes:
- a CDS encoding type III PLP-dependent enzyme domain-containing protein produces MNSTYTDLVNQTFEFPQEGFDVQDNYLEFNGVNIKALIDKYGTPFKLTYLPKIGMQINKAKKMFQDAIKKNRYDGNYYYCYCTKSSHFSFIMEETLKHGIHIETSFAYDIDIITKLYERKKINKDTFVICNGFKTKPYTKAIARLINSGFRNVIPVLDNKEELEDYKKFVRTKDKTKLGLRIAAEEEPTFDFYTSRLGIRSRDVLEFYIDKLKGNERFELKMLHFFMNKGIKDDIYYWSQFNRVLNLYCQLKKICPELDSINIGGGFPIKHSLGFDYDYNYIVNEIVANIKSVCKKNKVAVPHIYTEFGSFTVGESGAVIYSVVGEKTQNDRENWYMIDSSFITTLPDTWGIGEKFLMLPINKWDQEYQEVHLGGLTCDGHDFYTSEEHINAVFLPKVGGEEPLYIGFFHTGAYQDQLSGYGGIKHCLIPSPKHVVIGYDKNGQLKDWLYAKEQTAQSMLKILGY; encoded by the coding sequence ATGAACAGCACCTACACAGATCTCGTTAACCAAACCTTCGAATTTCCACAGGAAGGTTTTGATGTTCAGGATAACTACCTGGAATTTAATGGGGTGAATATCAAGGCTTTGATAGACAAGTACGGAACACCTTTCAAGCTGACGTATCTGCCGAAAATCGGTATGCAGATCAACAAGGCGAAGAAAATGTTCCAGGATGCAATTAAGAAGAACAGGTACGACGGCAACTACTACTACTGTTATTGCACCAAAAGTTCGCATTTCTCCTTTATAATGGAGGAGACGCTAAAGCATGGTATTCATATCGAGACTTCCTTTGCGTATGACATCGATATTATAACGAAGTTGTATGAAAGGAAGAAGATCAACAAGGATACGTTTGTTATATGTAATGGTTTTAAGACCAAGCCTTATACCAAAGCGATCGCTCGTCTGATCAATTCTGGTTTCCGTAATGTGATTCCGGTACTGGATAACAAAGAGGAACTGGAGGATTATAAGAAGTTTGTACGTACAAAGGATAAGACGAAACTCGGTTTGCGTATCGCAGCAGAGGAAGAGCCTACCTTTGATTTCTATACATCCAGATTAGGTATTCGCTCCCGTGATGTACTGGAGTTTTATATCGATAAGCTGAAAGGGAATGAAAGATTTGAGCTGAAAATGCTGCATTTCTTCATGAACAAGGGTATTAAAGATGATATTTACTACTGGAGCCAGTTTAACCGTGTGTTAAACCTCTACTGTCAGTTAAAGAAGATCTGCCCTGAGCTGGATAGTATCAATATCGGTGGCGGTTTCCCGATCAAACATTCACTGGGTTTCGATTACGATTACAATTACATTGTAAACGAGATCGTTGCCAATATTAAGTCTGTTTGTAAGAAGAACAAGGTAGCCGTTCCGCATATCTATACTGAATTTGGTTCCTTCACAGTAGGTGAAAGTGGCGCTGTCATATACAGTGTGGTAGGCGAGAAGACACAGAACGACAGAGAGAACTGGTATATGATCGATAGTTCCTTCATTACCACCCTCCCTGATACATGGGGTATCGGTGAAAAGTTCCTCATGCTGCCTATTAATAAGTGGGATCAGGAGTACCAGGAGGTACATCTGGGCGGGCTGACCTGTGATGGACATGACTTTTATACATCTGAAGAACATATAAATGCGGTGTTCCTGCCGAAAGTAGGTGGAGAGGAACCATTATACATTGGTTTCTTTCATACAGGTGCTTATCAGGACCAGTTAAGTGGATATGGCGGTATCAAACACTGTCTGATCCCTTCACCGAAACATGTGGTCATTGGATATGACAAAAACGGGCAACTGAAAGACTGGCTCTATGCCAAGGAACAAACTGCCCAAAGTATGTTGAAGATTTTGGGTTATTAA
- a CDS encoding WbqC family protein produces MAADASKRTLLIETQYFPSISFYKALTNHDNLQIEQHEHYQKLSYRNRCYIAGPNGSILLSVPLARGKNQRTVMKDVRISNADRWQALHWKTLVSAYRRSPWFEYYEDELGALYEKPVSFLLDWNNTCLEWANRIIGVQMPIAFTEEYRKSYEADSHITDARDVIRPSEKEIGEDTVRYTQVFQDRVGFLPDMSILDLIFCEGKRSLELIK; encoded by the coding sequence ATGGCAGCTGACGCAAGTAAGAGGACATTACTCATTGAAACACAGTATTTTCCAAGTATTTCCTTCTACAAGGCTTTAACAAATCACGATAACCTGCAGATAGAGCAGCATGAACATTACCAGAAGCTGAGTTACCGGAACCGTTGCTACATAGCAGGACCGAACGGAAGTATACTGTTAAGCGTTCCGCTGGCGCGTGGAAAAAACCAGCGGACGGTCATGAAGGATGTACGTATCAGCAATGCTGACCGCTGGCAGGCATTACACTGGAAGACGCTCGTATCTGCCTACCGTCGTTCTCCCTGGTTTGAGTATTATGAGGACGAGCTGGGAGCATTATATGAAAAACCGGTATCATTTCTGCTGGACTGGAACAACACCTGTCTGGAATGGGCCAATAGAATTATTGGTGTTCAAATGCCGATAGCGTTCACCGAGGAGTATAGGAAATCTTATGAAGCTGATAGCCATATTACGGATGCCAGGGATGTGATCAGGCCGTCTGAAAAAGAGATTGGGGAGGACACCGTCAGGTATACTCAGGTGTTTCAGGACCGCGTTGGTTTCCTGCCCGACATGAGTATTCTGGACCTGATTTTCTGTGAAGGAAAGCGCAGTCTGGAGCTGATCAAATAG
- a CDS encoding LEA type 2 family protein — protein MKFLRLGIIILTIWGVASSCEKAKDLEFVRVAGINFDNLGFSKSIVRLTLAYYNPNNFKLKLKDASFDLFMDDNLVGHSLQDTMIAIPAKDTFYFPVKLEVNMDNVFKNALGALMNKEVTIKATGNCKVGKGGVYLPFPIKCETKQPLKFF, from the coding sequence ATGAAGTTTTTAAGACTCGGCATTATCATTCTAACAATCTGGGGCGTAGCAAGTTCATGCGAGAAAGCGAAAGATCTTGAGTTTGTAAGAGTAGCAGGTATTAACTTTGACAATCTGGGCTTTTCCAAAAGTATTGTAAGGCTGACCCTCGCTTATTACAATCCGAATAATTTCAAACTGAAATTAAAAGACGCTTCTTTCGATCTTTTTATGGATGACAACCTCGTTGGTCACTCCCTCCAGGATACAATGATTGCTATTCCGGCCAAAGACACCTTTTACTTTCCGGTCAAACTGGAAGTGAACATGGACAATGTCTTCAAGAATGCGCTGGGCGCCCTGATGAATAAAGAGGTGACCATTAAAGCAACCGGAAACTGCAAAGTGGGTAAAGGCGGCGTCTACCTGCCCTTTCCTATCAAATGCGAAACAAAACAGCCGCTTAAGTTTTTCTGA
- a CDS encoding heavy-metal-associated domain-containing protein has translation MRIIKLVLVLLFAGIGVTVAQTKKGTLVTAKISTPTVQCEQCKNRIEKYLSREEGVQTSKVDFKKGITTVKFFSDRTNIENVKTAIANAGYDADNVTANEESYTKLPTCCKKPEDGGHSDKKH, from the coding sequence ATGCGTATCATCAAATTAGTATTGGTATTATTATTTGCGGGTATCGGCGTTACAGTGGCTCAGACTAAGAAGGGTACACTGGTAACAGCTAAGATCAGTACCCCAACTGTGCAGTGCGAACAATGTAAAAATCGCATAGAAAAGTACCTTTCAAGAGAAGAAGGCGTTCAGACGTCTAAAGTAGATTTCAAGAAAGGCATTACCACTGTGAAGTTCTTCAGCGATCGTACTAATATAGAGAACGTTAAGACTGCTATTGCGAATGCAGGGTACGATGCAGATAACGTAACTGCTAATGAAGAATCTTACACTAAACTGCCTACCTGCTGTAAGAAGCCGGAAGATGGTGGTCATAGTGATAAGAAACACTAG
- the pyrE gene encoding orotate phosphoribosyltransferase: MSTISEKQVAEKLLQIQAVKLRPSEPFTWASGWKSPIYCDNRKILSYPYVRDYVKSELCNVVFETFQDAAVLAGVATGGIPLGALVADQLKLPFIYVRAKAKEHGMGNLIEGVLQPGQPVVVVEDLISTGKSSLEAVNAIRAAGGEVIGMVSIFNYGFDVAVKAFAEAKVPFYSLSNYSALIELAVEKGMVSPEEQATLEAWRSAPDKWNATPAL, from the coding sequence ATGAGTACGATCAGCGAAAAACAGGTAGCAGAGAAACTGCTCCAGATACAGGCAGTAAAATTACGTCCTTCCGAGCCTTTCACATGGGCTTCCGGCTGGAAATCGCCTATTTACTGCGATAACCGTAAGATATTATCTTACCCTTATGTGCGCGACTATGTGAAATCAGAGTTATGCAATGTGGTATTTGAAACATTCCAGGATGCAGCAGTACTGGCCGGCGTAGCTACCGGTGGTATTCCATTGGGTGCGCTGGTAGCCGATCAGCTGAAACTGCCTTTTATATATGTAAGGGCAAAGGCGAAAGAACATGGTATGGGTAACCTCATCGAGGGTGTGCTGCAGCCAGGACAGCCTGTGGTAGTGGTGGAAGACCTGATCTCTACCGGTAAGAGCAGCCTTGAAGCGGTAAATGCGATCCGTGCTGCGGGTGGAGAAGTGATTGGTATGGTGTCTATTTTCAACTATGGATTTGATGTTGCTGTGAAAGCATTCGCGGAAGCAAAAGTGCCTTTCTATTCGCTGAGCAACTACAGTGCGCTGATAGAACTGGCAGTTGAGAAGGGAATGGTTTCTCCGGAAGAGCAGGCTACGCTGGAAGCGTGGAGAAGTGCACCGGACAAATGGAATGCAACACCAGCATTGTAA
- a CDS encoding NUDIX hydrolase yields MQTDTVIYLNERPLLITATHQGIPEKYKDAPLYTEPDAATVESVLQALETGKSEAAIFIHPDAPALVEKVKTYFHVLVAAGGLITNQEEEVLLMFRRGKWDLPKGKQDPGENLETAAIREVAEETGLHNVTLEHKIGETFHFYTWKEKRTLKHTYWYKMKFTGTELTVPQIEEDIIDIQWIKPEHLGKYMKFSYQNIIDVFTKEGYAI; encoded by the coding sequence ATGCAAACAGATACTGTTATTTATCTTAATGAACGTCCCCTGCTGATCACCGCTACTCACCAGGGTATTCCGGAAAAATACAAGGATGCTCCCTTGTATACGGAACCGGACGCTGCTACTGTAGAATCGGTATTACAGGCCCTTGAGACGGGAAAATCAGAAGCTGCTATTTTCATCCACCCGGATGCACCAGCCCTGGTAGAAAAAGTGAAAACATATTTTCATGTGCTGGTAGCTGCCGGCGGTCTGATCACCAACCAGGAGGAAGAAGTACTACTGATGTTCCGCCGTGGTAAATGGGACCTCCCGAAAGGCAAACAGGACCCGGGCGAAAACCTGGAAACAGCCGCGATCAGGGAAGTAGCCGAAGAAACCGGCCTTCACAATGTGACCTTAGAACATAAAATCGGGGAAACCTTCCATTTTTATACCTGGAAAGAGAAAAGGACGCTGAAACATACCTATTGGTATAAGATGAAATTCACCGGCACCGAACTAACCGTGCCTCAGATAGAAGAAGATATTATCGATATACAGTGGATTAAACCGGAGCACCTGGGAAAATACATGAAGTTCTCTTATCAGAATATTATCGACGTCTTCACAAAAGAAGGATATGCGATATAA
- a CDS encoding hotdog fold thioesterase: MKPIWHSLNVSLDQLNESGANTMSAHLGMEFTEIGPDYLRMIMPVNERTRQPYGLLHGGASAALAETVGSVASSLIIDPKKQICVGLDINANHLRGVTDGYVHAIAKPLHIGATTHVWDIRICDDDNKLICISRLTVAVRDKKA; encoded by the coding sequence ATGAAACCGATATGGCACTCTCTGAATGTATCCCTTGACCAACTGAACGAAAGCGGTGCAAATACGATGTCTGCGCATCTGGGTATGGAATTTACAGAGATCGGACCGGATTATCTGCGTATGATTATGCCAGTCAATGAGCGTACAAGACAACCTTACGGATTACTGCACGGCGGCGCGTCAGCAGCACTGGCAGAAACAGTGGGTAGTGTGGCTTCTTCATTGATCATCGATCCGAAGAAACAGATCTGTGTAGGACTGGATATTAATGCGAATCATCTGAGGGGAGTGACTGATGGGTACGTCCATGCTATAGCAAAGCCATTGCATATAGGTGCAACGACACACGTGTGGGATATCCGTATTTGCGATGATGATAATAAACTGATATGTATCAGCCGGTTAACTGTGGCTGTAAGAGATAAAAAGGCTTAA
- the coaD gene encoding pantetheine-phosphate adenylyltransferase, whose translation MKRICLFPGTFDPITLGHTDIIDRSLDLFDEIVVGVGVNSAKTPMFPLEQRMEWIREIYSDRPKVKVISYEGLTVKTCKEIGAQFILRGIRSIGDFEYEKAIADVNRMMDENIETIFLSCSPRYSTLASSLVRDVLRYGGDASQLLPANILRQLRS comes from the coding sequence ATGAAACGTATTTGCTTATTCCCGGGCACTTTTGATCCGATCACACTTGGACATACTGATATCATAGACCGTTCACTGGACCTTTTCGATGAAATAGTGGTAGGTGTTGGTGTCAATTCTGCCAAAACCCCCATGTTTCCTTTGGAACAGCGTATGGAGTGGATACGCGAGATCTATAGCGACCGTCCGAAGGTTAAGGTGATCTCCTATGAGGGACTAACCGTTAAAACCTGTAAGGAGATCGGCGCACAGTTTATATTGCGTGGTATCCGTAGTATCGGTGACTTTGAATACGAGAAGGCGATTGCCGACGTGAACAGGATGATGGATGAAAATATTGAGACGATCTTTCTGAGTTGCTCACCCCGTTATTCTACCCTTGCTTCTTCACTGGTAAGAGATGTATTGCGCTATGGCGGAGATGCTTCACAGCTGCTGCCTGCAAATATCCTCCGTCAGCTCAGATCATAA
- a CDS encoding RsmD family RNA methyltransferase has product MRIIGGEKGGLRFQPPAHMPHTRPTTDIAKGGLFNILENNLEFESLKTLDIFGGTGSISYELASRGVTDLTIVEKDPNMADFIQKTAQSLEVPLKLQRMDVFKYLEQCTEKFNFIFAGPPYALTTIDQLPLIVFERGLLEPEGWFVLEHTPRNNYKNYSYYRSERNYGTTIFSIFINREELKK; this is encoded by the coding sequence ATGCGTATAATCGGCGGAGAGAAGGGAGGATTGCGGTTTCAGCCGCCAGCACACATGCCGCATACCAGACCTACAACAGATATTGCAAAAGGCGGACTATTCAACATCCTGGAGAACAACCTGGAGTTTGAATCACTGAAAACGCTGGATATCTTCGGTGGAACAGGTAGTATCAGCTATGAGCTGGCTTCAAGAGGAGTGACCGACCTGACTATTGTGGAGAAAGATCCGAATATGGCTGATTTCATACAGAAAACAGCGCAGTCACTGGAGGTGCCATTGAAATTGCAGCGTATGGACGTGTTCAAATATCTTGAACAGTGTACGGAGAAGTTCAACTTCATCTTTGCCGGTCCACCGTATGCCCTTACTACGATCGATCAGCTGCCGCTGATCGTGTTTGAACGCGGGCTGCTGGAACCGGAAGGGTGGTTTGTACTGGAACATACTCCGCGCAATAACTATAAGAATTACTCATACTACCGTAGTGAACGTAACTATGGTACGACGATCTTTTCGATCTTCATCAACAGGGAGGAGCTGAAAAAATAA
- a CDS encoding DUF3822 family protein, translated as MSYKIHPAFAADDASLLETDLTSCQLLVLIGKGTFSYVVYNPSAKKFLALKSYHFLPQKTATADLQMIEQIFDADKLLFTNFNLVQLAFDGVNSTLVPEPHYNPSLKKDYLHVIYPEQTQELVLADVLSEQQLVNIYSVDKDVMGFLRKEFSTDKVIHANTGLLKSYRFDNDFLELNGVAYVDIQQHKFSLTIFRFGKLLIQQDVSSQTGLDVVYHLVNILRQTGLDEQLVKVKVGGAVTSDSQIHEELRRFIPKLEWMPRLSGFWYIPKMEEIPGYYFNNLYAMALCV; from the coding sequence GTGTCTTATAAAATTCATCCAGCCTTTGCTGCGGATGATGCTTCTCTGCTCGAGACGGACCTAACTTCCTGCCAGCTGCTTGTTCTAATAGGAAAGGGGACGTTCAGTTATGTGGTGTACAATCCGTCAGCGAAAAAGTTCCTGGCATTGAAATCTTATCATTTTCTGCCCCAGAAGACTGCTACCGCAGATCTGCAGATGATTGAACAGATATTCGATGCAGACAAGCTGCTGTTTACCAATTTCAACCTGGTACAGCTGGCCTTTGATGGCGTTAACAGTACATTAGTGCCGGAGCCGCACTATAATCCATCCCTGAAAAAGGACTATCTGCATGTTATTTACCCTGAACAGACCCAGGAACTGGTGCTGGCAGATGTATTGAGCGAGCAGCAGCTGGTGAATATCTATTCGGTGGACAAGGATGTAATGGGCTTCCTCAGAAAAGAATTTTCGACAGACAAAGTGATCCACGCTAATACGGGATTACTGAAGTCTTATCGTTTTGATAATGATTTCCTGGAACTCAATGGCGTCGCTTATGTTGATATTCAGCAGCATAAGTTCTCACTGACCATTTTCAGGTTTGGCAAACTGCTGATACAGCAGGACGTATCCAGCCAGACAGGACTGGACGTGGTATATCACCTGGTGAATATATTACGTCAGACAGGCCTCGACGAGCAACTGGTGAAGGTAAAGGTAGGAGGGGCGGTAACGTCCGACTCGCAGATCCATGAGGAGCTGCGCCGTTTTATACCTAAGCTGGAATGGATGCCGCGTTTGTCGGGCTTCTGGTACATTCCGAAAATGGAAGAGATCCCGGGCTATTACTTTAACAATCTTTATGCGATGGCGTTATGCGTATAA
- a CDS encoding MATE family efflux transporter, whose protein sequence is MQFEVSTRQIIKIAAPICLALIIPQINHMTNTAFLGRLGEFELAANGIAGIYYLVMYMVAYGLNNGLQVLIARRAGQLNTTGIGQLFSNGIQLGLASSFLVIALTLFLAPWFFSQTLHNQHIYEAALSFIRIRIWGLPFLMLLSMANAFYIGSGHSKVLAVTSLCQEMVNIFSDYVLIFGKLGLPAMGLNGAAVASVLAEGTGLFVAYAILFGKSYHKKYLLFTYLKPSWPIMRSILTISAPLIVQFLFSIGSWFIFFIFIEHLGERPLAISNMLRSIFGFFGVFTWSLAATCNTMVSNVIGQGKSELVFKAIRKIVVISLICAITVCILVNLFPHTILQIYTTDKPLIAEAIPSVRIITLSTILMAVSGVVLSAVTGTGNTRINLGIEFAAVIGYLLYCSIVVEQWRSPLYIAWLADFFYWTIIFVLCFLYLRSGRWKAKSI, encoded by the coding sequence ATGCAGTTTGAAGTATCCACACGGCAGATTATAAAAATCGCCGCTCCTATATGCCTGGCTCTCATTATTCCACAGATAAATCATATGACTAATACAGCTTTCCTGGGTCGGCTGGGGGAGTTTGAGCTCGCTGCAAACGGGATTGCAGGTATTTATTATCTGGTGATGTACATGGTCGCCTATGGCCTGAATAATGGTTTACAGGTACTGATCGCCCGACGTGCCGGCCAGCTGAATACAACAGGTATCGGGCAACTTTTTTCAAATGGCATACAACTGGGACTTGCGTCTTCGTTTCTCGTGATCGCACTGACGCTGTTCCTGGCGCCCTGGTTCTTCTCCCAAACATTGCACAATCAGCATATATACGAAGCCGCCCTCTCTTTTATACGTATCCGCATCTGGGGACTCCCCTTTCTGATGCTGTTAAGCATGGCGAACGCCTTTTATATAGGAAGTGGTCACTCGAAAGTGCTGGCGGTCACCTCTTTATGCCAGGAGATGGTCAATATCTTTTCTGATTATGTACTGATCTTCGGAAAACTGGGATTACCGGCAATGGGACTGAACGGGGCAGCCGTTGCCTCTGTGCTGGCGGAAGGTACTGGCCTGTTTGTCGCCTACGCTATTCTGTTCGGGAAGAGTTACCATAAAAAATACCTGCTATTCACCTATCTGAAGCCATCCTGGCCCATCATGCGCAGCATCCTGACCATATCTGCTCCACTGATCGTACAGTTCCTCTTCAGCATCGGCAGCTGGTTTATCTTCTTCATTTTCATCGAGCACCTGGGTGAGCGCCCGCTGGCCATCTCCAATATGCTAAGAAGTATCTTCGGATTTTTTGGTGTCTTTACCTGGTCTCTGGCCGCCACCTGTAACACAATGGTCAGCAACGTGATCGGTCAGGGTAAGTCAGAACTGGTCTTTAAAGCGATCAGAAAGATCGTGGTCATCAGCCTGATCTGTGCTATAACCGTATGTATACTGGTGAACCTGTTTCCGCATACCATCTTACAGATCTACACAACAGATAAACCACTGATCGCTGAAGCCATTCCATCTGTACGTATCATTACCCTCAGCACCATCCTGATGGCTGTTTCAGGTGTGGTACTGAGCGCGGTGACCGGTACCGGCAATACAAGGATCAACCTCGGCATCGAATTCGCCGCGGTCATTGGGTATCTCTTATATTGTAGTATTGTAGTAGAGCAGTGGCGTAGTCCGCTATATATCGCCTGGCTGGCTGATTTCTTTTACTGGACCATCATCTTTGTACTCTGCTTCCTCTACCTGCGAAGCGGCAGGTGGAAAGCAAAATCCATCTGA
- a CDS encoding tetratricopeptide repeat protein, translating to MFKVFTFAALLLVSAFTYAQTADEMVDQARQLEKQMKEPAALALYKDALKVQADNIAALAGASELSACEGSRATDKDERTRSYTEAKNYAEQAIKLAPENAEANYVMAVALGRVATTQGAKEKVAAYKEVKRYAELAIKFNPNYAKAYYVLGKLNYDMANMNALEKAAAKVLFGGLPEGSLDNAIANFEKCRKLDASLLVNYHDLAKAYKDKEELEKSIEILRKAVTLRPIYQDDPAVKAACKKMLEAME from the coding sequence ATGTTTAAGGTATTTACATTCGCTGCTTTATTGCTGGTATCCGCTTTCACCTATGCACAGACTGCCGATGAAATGGTCGACCAGGCAAGACAACTGGAGAAACAGATGAAGGAGCCTGCTGCATTGGCCCTTTACAAAGACGCGTTGAAAGTACAGGCTGACAATATTGCGGCCCTGGCAGGCGCCAGTGAACTGAGTGCCTGTGAGGGAAGCAGAGCGACTGACAAAGACGAGAGAACACGTAGTTATACAGAGGCTAAGAATTATGCAGAACAGGCTATCAAACTGGCACCTGAGAATGCCGAAGCCAACTATGTGATGGCTGTGGCGTTAGGTCGCGTCGCTACTACACAAGGGGCGAAGGAGAAGGTAGCTGCCTATAAAGAGGTGAAAAGGTACGCTGAACTGGCGATCAAGTTCAACCCGAATTATGCTAAAGCCTATTATGTGCTCGGCAAACTGAATTATGACATGGCCAATATGAATGCCCTGGAAAAAGCCGCGGCCAAAGTGCTGTTCGGCGGACTACCAGAAGGTTCTCTGGATAATGCCATCGCCAATTTCGAGAAATGCCGTAAGCTGGACGCTTCTCTGCTGGTTAACTACCATGATCTTGCCAAAGCCTATAAGGACAAGGAAGAGCTGGAGAAATCGATAGAGATACTGAGAAAGGCCGTTACTTTACGTCCCATTTACCAGGATGATCCGGCTGTTAAAGCTGCCTGTAAAAAGATGCTGGAAGCCATGGAGTAA
- the folB gene encoding dihydroneopterin aldolase, which translates to MLTVGLEQATFRAFHGLYPEERVIGNDFVVDLFVTIPGTHHIDTISETVNYQGLYNVVKKIMAIPQPLLEQVVYSISDAVKEKYPEIKRAVISLKKMNPPMGASVRNSIVTLEKNY; encoded by the coding sequence ATGCTTACAGTTGGACTCGAACAAGCCACTTTCCGCGCCTTTCATGGTCTTTATCCCGAAGAACGCGTGATTGGAAATGATTTTGTCGTAGACCTGTTTGTCACTATTCCCGGTACGCACCATATCGATACGATCTCTGAAACTGTTAATTACCAGGGACTTTATAACGTTGTTAAGAAGATCATGGCCATCCCGCAGCCGCTGCTGGAGCAGGTTGTATACAGCATCAGTGATGCTGTAAAAGAGAAATATCCTGAAATTAAGCGTGCTGTTATTTCTCTGAAAAAAATGAACCCACCTATGGGCGCTTCCGTACGTAACTCCATAGTAACGCTTGAAAAGAACTACTAA
- the trxB gene encoding thioredoxin-disulfide reductase: protein METNQQEHVHLLIVGSGPAGYTAAIYAARANLKPVLYQGIQPGGQLTITTEVENYPGYPEGIQGPEMMVDFEKQAARMGADIRFGMATSVDFSSKPYKVTIDESKVMTADAIIIATGASAKWLGMPSEQRLNGSGVSACAVCDGFFFRGKEVAIVGAGDTAAEEALYLSKMCSNVHMIVRRHEMRASKVMQDRVLKTSNIIVYWNTETQEVLGENKVEAVRLLNTAKNEETTVPVSAFFVAIGHKPNSDIFQDYLELDEQGYIKTVPGSSRTNLEGVFACGDVQDKIYRQAVTAAGSGCMAALDAERYLSAMGL, encoded by the coding sequence ATGGAAACTAACCAACAGGAACATGTACATTTATTGATAGTAGGTTCCGGACCAGCAGGGTACACTGCCGCCATATACGCAGCCAGAGCAAATCTTAAACCTGTACTTTATCAGGGTATTCAGCCAGGTGGTCAGCTGACCATCACCACAGAAGTAGAAAACTATCCGGGGTATCCTGAAGGTATTCAGGGGCCTGAAATGATGGTGGACTTCGAAAAACAGGCTGCCCGCATGGGTGCGGATATCCGCTTTGGTATGGCAACTTCTGTAGATTTCAGCAGCAAACCATATAAAGTAACAATAGACGAATCCAAAGTAATGACCGCTGATGCGATCATCATAGCTACCGGTGCTTCCGCTAAATGGCTTGGAATGCCGTCCGAGCAACGTCTGAACGGTAGCGGTGTATCTGCCTGCGCTGTTTGCGACGGATTCTTCTTCCGTGGTAAGGAAGTAGCGATCGTCGGTGCCGGTGATACCGCTGCCGAAGAAGCACTTTACCTGTCTAAAATGTGTAGCAACGTTCATATGATCGTACGCCGCCATGAAATGCGCGCGTCTAAAGTAATGCAGGACCGTGTACTGAAAACTTCCAACATCATTGTATACTGGAACACTGAAACCCAGGAAGTATTAGGTGAAAATAAAGTGGAAGCTGTTCGCCTGCTGAACACTGCCAAGAACGAAGAAACTACCGTTCCGGTAAGCGCTTTCTTCGTCGCAATCGGTCACAAGCCAAACTCTGATATATTCCAGGATTACCTGGAACTCGATGAGCAGGGGTATATCAAAACTGTACCGGGTTCCTCCCGTACTAATCTGGAAGGCGTATTCGCCTGCGGTGACGTACAGGATAAGATCTACCGTCAGGCAGTAACTGCTGCAGGCAGTGGCTGTATGGCTGCCCTGGATGCAGAAAGATATTTATCTGCCATGGGTTTATAA